CGTTTACGCATATCGTCAGTCAGTAATACCTGATCTGCCTGATAAGCTTTATACATCTTATCAATTGCCGTAAAATTAGCATCAACCTCTTTTTGCCATTGCTGGGATAATACGTTCAGCTGATTTTGCGAAGACTTATATTCAGGTAAATTTTTAAGAATATATTCTGTATCAACATAAGCAAACTTCTGTGCAAATGCACCAAATCCTGCAAAAACTAAAAACCCGATTAAAATAACTTTTTTCATTTCTCTATTAATTAAATCCACCCAATTGCTGAGCAATACTAAATGTGAAGTTTTGTTTACCTCCGTTATTTGCACCAGGAATGTTATCAAACGGAAATCCGTAATCAATTCCAAGCATACCAAATATCGGTAAAAATATCCTTGCTCCAATACCTGCAGATCTTCTCACGTTAAAAGGATTGAAATCTGCAAACTTATTCCATGTATTACCACCCTCAGCGAATCCCACAAGATAAGCAGTTGCCTGCTGACTTGCAATAACCGGGTATCTTAATTCCATTACATATTTAGCAAAAATAGGACTTCCTGAATTTTGCGCTGTCTGAATCTGCTGACTTGTTGTTGCAGTTGCCGGAGTAACCACATTGTTAGCATAACCACGCATTGTGATAATCTCAGATCCCTGAAGGAAATCAAATCCCTGCATACCATCACCACCCAGTTTAAATCTTTCAAATGGTGACTGACCAACTGCCTGATTGTATGAACCCAGGAAACCAAACTGTGCCTGACCTTTAACAACCAGTTTACCTGCTAATCTCTGGAACCACTGACCTTCAAATTTCCATTTGTGGTACTCTGTAAATCTATAACGTTGTTTATCTGATGCTGTTGCATAGTTCACTTTATTCAATAACGAATAAGGTGGAGTTGCCTGTATAGTAAATTTAAAGTAAGAACCTTCAGTCGGGAAAATCGGAGAGTTTCTTGAATCTCTGCTGATCTCCTGTGTTAAGTTAAGGTTATAAGAAGTTCCGGTGCTGAATAAATAACCAGGATAGTTATTCAGGATATACTGCTGCATGTTGACTGCATGTGATATCTGGAAATAGTTATCAGGCCATTTCAGTCTTCTTCCCAAACTAACAGTTACCCCGTTCAGACGGATTCTCTGTGCAGTCTCTCCTGAAGCAACACCATTGGATGAAAGTGAAGTAAATGCACTCACCCCAAAACTTACCGGTTTCTTTCCACCTAACCATGGCTCAGAGAAAGAGAAACTATAAGACTGGTAGTACTGACCATTGGTCTGACCACGAAGACTTAACTTCTGACCATCACCTTTTGGCAGTGGCTTGTAAGCTTTTGGATTTAATATATTTCTTAAAGAGAAGTTATTAAAGGTTAATCCGATAGTTCCGATTACACGGCCACCACCAAAACCACCTGATAATTCTACCTGGTCAGAAGGTTTTTCTTCTACCGCATATTCAATATCAACAGTACCATCAGAAGGATTAGGTTTCGGAGTTGGTACAGTTTTAGACTCATCAAAGTTACCCAGTTGTCCAAGATCACGAACTGTACGTACCAGTAAATCTTTAGAGAACTTATCACCTGGTCTTGTACGTACCTCACGTAACACAACCCTGTCATTGGTAATGGTATTTCCTTTAACAGTAATTCTGTTATTGGTATACTGAGGACCTTCATAAATTCTTACCTCAAGGTCTACCGTATCATTGTATATTTTTGTCTGAACCGGCTCTACGTTAAAAGTCAGGTAACCATCATTCAGATAGATGCTGGAAACG
This portion of the Pedobacter lusitanus genome encodes:
- the bamA gene encoding outer membrane protein assembly factor BamA — encoded protein: MKRIYQLILLLLIGSPAMAQITRPKSNPNTPSFKVGGTDLDYFQPKEYIIGGTTLSGAKFIDKEVIITLSKLIKGEKISLPGEATSNAIKTLWAQGLFDDIELDISKMVLDTVYFDIKVVERPRLSSFELNGLSKSQKTDITEKLNSKSGKTIINENTYNSTTGIINKYLAEKGYFFTKIDYKTKPDPNMENGVVLQVFVDRGNKVKVHEINFTGNKDFKASTLRKYLKKTKQQAFYKVFGSGKFSKEKYKEDKEKLIAKMQEKGYRDAVIIKDTTYQYNKKSVGIKIDLYEGPKYYVGNITWAGNAKYATKDLAKVLGIEKGEVFSEEKLNAKLHGNGAESDDVSSIYLNDGYLTFNVEPVQTKIYNDTVDLEVRIYEGPQYTNNRITVKGNTITNDRVVLREVRTRPGDKFSKDLLVRTVRDLGQLGNFDESKTVPTPKPNPSDGTVDIEYAVEEKPSDQVELSGGFGGGRVIGTIGLTFNNFSLRNILNPKAYKPLPKGDGQKLSLRGQTNGQYYQSYSFSFSEPWLGGKKPVSFGVSAFTSLSSNGVASGETAQRIRLNGVTVSLGRRLKWPDNYFQISHAVNMQQYILNNYPGYLFSTGTSYNLNLTQEISRDSRNSPIFPTEGSYFKFTIQATPPYSLLNKVNYATASDKQRYRFTEYHKWKFEGQWFQRLAGKLVVKGQAQFGFLGSYNQAVGQSPFERFKLGGDGMQGFDFLQGSEIITMRGYANNVVTPATATTSQQIQTAQNSGSPIFAKYVMELRYPVIASQQATAYLVGFAEGGNTWNKFADFNPFNVRRSAGIGARIFLPIFGMLGIDYGFPFDNIPGANNGGKQNFTFSIAQQLGGFN